One window from the genome of Bacteroidota bacterium encodes:
- a CDS encoding response regulator: MLINSMGLMECVGSFNDCRDVIANVEATKPDVVRMDIDMPFVNGIEGVRLIRTKFPDLKVLMQTVGGAVSVAIKEGLVDQK, from the coding sequence ATGCTCATCAACTCCATGGGATTGATGGAATGCGTCGGTAGTTTCAACGATTGCCGTGACGTGATTGCCAATGTCGAGGCGACCAAGCCCGACGTCGTACGCATGGACATCGACATGCCCTTTGTGAATGGCATTGAAGGTGTGCGGTTGATCCGTACCAAGTTTCCGGACTTGAAGGTGCTGATGCAAACCGTCGGTGGGGCGGTTTCCGTGGCGATCAAGGAGGGTTTGGTCGATCAAAAATAA
- a CDS encoding histidine kinase produces the protein MGANLLHAQQPAYFILGEDEFKGLQIYDVIQDQQDNYLISTNEGIYYYDYQHFARIGCSEAKSNSVFNFVADADGNVYCCNLNHQIFSIRNGACALLYELQDDEVSSDISLAIGPDNNLIAAAKKVIVIDSEGKALRRFGYPASHCGQPFTLKNRFVIYHLPGRDSVIIVNPNGFTTQQVIGLDPSMEKLGLLSFFRIGGNSYALDLSSKGLYAFDERLFSLRVLPHNPAFERSKSLRFYGVGDATWVAGTLPGAFHFNQALESAQFPLYYEKYFISDIFRDREGNTLLSTFDNGILVVPDMTIPDVIASFRDDPVTALHVDPATGILYLGSSKGVLMRYDDHQLTILKSNGMRAIECMIGKEGFPYVLYDDGAIRALDKRTGQSIDLTTAALKDAAIVHPKLSYLGTNMGLLRCTWSEDGLPEVTPLEGFRFRTHLVELQAPEGGLIASTSHGLFAIDSNEIGKKILLDGEDIFPTAMANFQGQVLAATQNDGILILKNGQVVGRISPKNDRLEILRKLFPFQNTILAKSSHAVYQFSKNGEVKKNISKVYGFPESRVFDFDLQGDRIWVSHAGGVQAVELSTTVSNQSMPELQLARIDVNGSPVTTEFGTEFGSDQRKFQFSLALPSLRYRQSVRLHYQLQGYDAGWNVKANDGSAIVYNALAPGNYTFLAKAENQGRFGKNVAFSFTIASPFYTRFWFMSICALAFVGLVILVFRRQLALQRKKAQQINELNASKLTAIQSQMNPHFIFNALNSIQDLVLKGDVENSYSYITTFSNLVRSTLNYSEKDFIDFEQEIKLLNLYLSLEQLRFKKKLVYSIDTDDIDDIQLPPLLIQPFVENALVHGLLHKEGEKRLTIKFELREALICIVEDNGIGRERSKAIKERQRSEHESFSGKAIRKRFDILSDVFQGEFGYHYEDLMENGQASGTRITLTIPVKRNF, from the coding sequence ATGGGGGCAAATTTGCTGCATGCCCAGCAGCCTGCGTATTTCATTCTTGGCGAGGATGAATTCAAGGGATTGCAAATCTATGACGTGATCCAGGACCAGCAAGACAACTATCTCATCTCCACCAACGAAGGCATTTACTACTATGACTACCAACACTTTGCCAGGATTGGATGCAGTGAAGCCAAAAGCAATTCCGTTTTCAATTTTGTAGCGGATGCCGACGGAAACGTCTATTGCTGCAACCTCAACCACCAAATTTTCAGCATTCGGAATGGCGCCTGTGCGTTGCTTTATGAACTCCAAGACGACGAGGTTAGTTCCGATATCAGCTTGGCGATTGGCCCGGATAACAACCTGATTGCGGCAGCAAAAAAGGTGATTGTAATCGATTCCGAGGGAAAAGCCCTCCGCAGATTTGGCTATCCTGCCAGTCATTGCGGACAGCCTTTCACCTTGAAAAACCGCTTCGTGATCTACCATCTACCTGGCAGAGACTCCGTTATCATTGTGAATCCGAATGGATTTACGACCCAACAGGTCATCGGTTTGGACCCATCCATGGAGAAGCTTGGACTGCTTTCCTTCTTCAGAATCGGAGGGAACAGCTATGCTCTCGATTTGTCCTCCAAAGGTTTGTATGCCTTTGATGAGCGGCTATTTTCCTTGCGGGTTCTTCCGCACAATCCCGCATTTGAGCGAAGCAAATCATTGAGGTTTTATGGGGTAGGTGACGCGACTTGGGTTGCTGGAACTTTGCCCGGAGCCTTTCACTTCAACCAAGCATTGGAATCAGCCCAATTTCCATTGTACTACGAAAAGTACTTTATATCAGATATTTTCCGTGATCGCGAAGGGAATACGCTCTTGAGCACCTTTGACAATGGCATCCTCGTTGTGCCCGACATGACGATTCCCGATGTGATTGCCTCTTTTCGGGATGACCCTGTGACTGCTCTTCATGTGGACCCTGCAACAGGCATCCTCTATCTCGGCTCTTCCAAAGGCGTGCTGATGCGCTATGACGACCATCAACTGACGATCCTGAAATCCAACGGGATGCGTGCTATCGAATGCATGATTGGCAAGGAAGGCTTCCCTTATGTCCTCTATGATGATGGCGCAATCAGAGCCTTGGACAAGCGCACGGGGCAATCGATCGACCTCACTACCGCTGCGCTCAAGGATGCTGCGATTGTCCATCCCAAATTGAGTTATCTTGGGACCAACATGGGTTTGCTCAGATGCACTTGGTCAGAAGACGGATTGCCAGAAGTTACTCCCCTTGAGGGATTTCGGTTTCGCACGCATTTGGTTGAACTTCAAGCGCCTGAAGGTGGCTTAATCGCTTCGACCTCCCATGGACTTTTTGCGATTGATTCGAACGAAATTGGAAAAAAAATCCTGTTGGACGGCGAAGATATCTTTCCAACTGCCATGGCGAATTTCCAAGGGCAGGTCTTGGCCGCAACCCAAAATGATGGTATCCTGATTTTGAAAAACGGCCAAGTCGTTGGGCGCATTTCCCCCAAAAATGATCGTTTGGAGATCCTGCGAAAGCTTTTTCCGTTTCAAAATACCATCCTCGCAAAATCGTCCCATGCCGTTTACCAATTCTCAAAAAACGGGGAAGTCAAAAAAAACATCAGCAAAGTCTATGGTTTCCCGGAGTCACGCGTGTTTGATTTTGACTTGCAAGGCGATCGGATTTGGGTAAGCCATGCCGGAGGTGTGCAGGCCGTCGAACTATCGACCACCGTATCCAATCAGTCCATGCCTGAATTGCAGCTTGCGCGCATCGACGTCAATGGAAGTCCTGTCACTACGGAATTTGGCACCGAATTCGGAAGTGACCAACGGAAATTTCAGTTTTCCCTCGCATTGCCAAGCCTTCGGTACAGACAAAGCGTGCGGCTTCATTACCAATTACAAGGCTACGATGCCGGATGGAATGTCAAAGCAAACGATGGCAGCGCTATTGTGTACAATGCGCTCGCGCCCGGCAATTATACTTTTTTGGCAAAGGCTGAAAACCAAGGACGATTTGGCAAAAACGTTGCCTTTTCCTTCACCATTGCATCGCCTTTCTACACGCGATTTTGGTTTATGAGCATTTGCGCATTGGCCTTCGTGGGACTGGTCATTTTGGTTTTCCGGAGACAATTGGCCTTGCAGCGTAAAAAAGCACAACAAATCAACGAACTCAACGCCTCCAAACTGACCGCGATTCAGTCGCAGATGAATCCGCACTTTATCTTCAATGCGCTCAATTCCATTCAGGATCTGGTTTTGAAAGGGGATGTGGAAAATTCCTATTCCTACATTACGACATTCTCAAATCTTGTGCGCAGCACGCTCAACTATTCGGAGAAGGATTTTATTGATTTTGAGCAGGAGATTAAACTGCTCAATCTCTACCTGAGTCTCGAACAACTGCGCTTCAAAAAGAAACTTGTCTATTCCATTGATACCGATGACATTGACGATATCCAGCTACCGCCTTTGCTGATTCAGCCGTTTGTGGAAAATGCCTTGGTTCATGGCCTTTTACACAAAGAAGGAGAAAAACGGTTGACGATAAAGTTTGAACTGCGTGAGGCATTGATCTGCATTGTGGAGGACAATGGCATCGGCCGGGAGCGCTCCAAAGCGATCAAGGAGCGGCAAAGGTCAGAGCATGAATCCTTTTCGGGTAAGGCAATTCGCAAACGGTTTGACATCTTGAGCGATGTTTTTCAGGGCGAATTTGGCTATCATTACGAGGATCTGATGGAAAATGGGCAAGCATCCGGGACAAGAATCACGCTGACGATCCCTGTAAAACGGAACTTTTAG
- a CDS encoding response regulator transcription factor: MQKIRAILVDDEESARDVLENLLLRFCPEVELVAKCENVLEAVEVIKELKPELVFLDIEMPNYAGYEIVKFFQEIEFEIIFVTAYDQYAIRAFELAAIDYLLKPIDIERLKSAVGRAKQQSDMKQQAERLRLLSSTLETNQVKSMLVNDKGYQQVVPFESIIAIEAQESYCILYTLEKKHIVSKNLKHFETLLESVPQFIRVHKSWIINRSHLVHYSRTDLSIELTGGIVAKLSKYKKADFETAITG, from the coding sequence ATGCAAAAGATAAGAGCAATACTGGTCGATGACGAAGAAAGCGCAAGAGATGTGCTGGAGAATCTGTTGTTGCGATTTTGCCCTGAAGTCGAACTGGTTGCAAAATGTGAAAATGTCTTGGAAGCAGTCGAAGTCATCAAGGAACTCAAGCCCGAATTGGTTTTCCTGGACATCGAAATGCCCAACTATGCTGGATACGAGATCGTCAAATTCTTTCAAGAAATCGAATTTGAGATCATCTTCGTCACCGCTTACGATCAATATGCCATTCGGGCATTTGAATTGGCAGCAATCGATTATTTGTTGAAGCCGATCGACATTGAGCGACTCAAATCGGCCGTCGGCAGGGCAAAACAGCAATCAGACATGAAGCAACAGGCCGAGCGCCTGCGGCTGTTGAGTTCGACCCTCGAGACCAACCAAGTCAAGAGTATGCTCGTGAATGACAAAGGCTACCAACAGGTGGTTCCATTCGAAAGCATCATTGCGATTGAAGCGCAGGAATCGTATTGCATCCTCTACACGCTCGAGAAAAAACATATCGTCAGCAAAAATTTGAAGCATTTCGAGACTTTGTTGGAGAGTGTTCCGCAGTTCATTCGCGTACACAAATCCTGGATCATCAACCGTTCCCACCTCGTGCATTATTCCCGGACCGACCTGTCGATTGAACTTACCGGCGGAATCGTTGCCAAACTCTCGAAATACAAAAAGGCCGATTTCGAAACCGCCATCACGGGGTAA